The genomic segment gtatcagattcgtgttctactctaaaatacctcttatttgagcctcatattgcaatggtcagcaaatacttcatatttgggtggtgttatggggttggggtggccccatatacaGTTTTCccgaaagacctttcatttgagccccatattgctatcgtAAAAGACTTTTCATCACTTTTCGTAGGtcgttctcggggatgggcgtgcccttaaacacttggtcccacatttggatatcagattcgtattctacactcaaataccatttatttaagccccatattgccatggtcagtttgggggggtgttttgggaaaggggtggatctCCAGAaacattgtctcaaattttgatataagattcgtatatTGCTcgcaaataactttaatttgtgTCCGATGGGCggaaaatatatccgatttaggggtgttttgtgggttggggtggtcccccaaacatttggtccgacaattggatatcagttcctttttctaatcttaaatacctttcatttgagtcccatattatcatgattggtgtatatatacagTTGGTAGGTTTTGGAATGGGGCGCCCCCCGAAATTCGGATAGCAAAGTTTTGTTTGTAGGATACTataagagaacacacaaaatttggcttaaatcgcaccacccatctccgaaatctggggtttctgaaaataaggaaaaagggggagggtccgctcctccttcagatatcaaaccagtagggaagggcaaaagtcgggcggacaCCTGCACCACCTGGTGTACGTAGTTCTTTTTACAttttagaacttatctcgaaatctagtcagactttaatttggatacctattgaaatatcaaatagaaccctgtatgattttcctacgataggacaacaaatttggatttccacatccttaaaaggtcatatcggatcaaAGATTAAATGGGAagtatatcgaaacctgtgccaactttaatgacacatactgggacgccAAATAGAGCATCTCAGGCCCtgtattgtagagatgtgaccaaaattgcggcttttattgccttgaaagcctatatcggataaaatgtatacattggagctatttTTAAAtcaggactgattttaatgaaattttgagcacgtattggaacgtaaaataaaacgtctcatgcaaaatcggacgaaaattgtggtttctattgTCTAAAGTCTATtaaggatgaaagatatatgggggacctatatctaaatctacaccgaatttaatgaaatttttcacacgtgttaagacgtcaaataaaacacctcgtattACATCTTGTTggacaaaagatatatatgggagctatgccttAATCTAGTCcgattaatttgaaattttgcactcgcattgcggctttaaataaaatagccgttgtcttagcgttcgaagccatcaatactacttccaacaaatgcacaaaatcatgtctagtacggaagaagtgtaatttgtcacagaaagaacgcctgtcattacacaaaaatacatgcattgggaaaagtacagctaatagacagggttctcgagcgtggttaatgtggtaattgtatcatagatgcgttttcgctaataatacgattcaaatacaacataccaacgcatggcccttgaagccatcacaccttatGTGGTTGAAAAGTcgtctaaccaaagacgaaacgcgtcccatagtttttggtgtgtgttgctatctttgcctttccttttccatttacatctgcgatcattgagctcgtctcgaaagagaaacaaacaaaaattgtaaaatttaatgatcttcgccctaacagccaaaaaatttgaaaaataaaacaactcacgctaatccaaatcggtccaaaattgtgcctactacaATCTTTAaagtcaaaatcggatgaaagatatatatgggaggtatatttaaatccgaaccgatttttctgaaattttggacatatataaagacgtcaaataaatcaccccgtgccaaatttggtaaagattggaccaaaactgtggctgctacagccttaaaaggccataccgaatgaaagatatatatgggagctatatttaaatctgaacagatttcgttcaaaatcaatagcgttcgtccttgggccaaaaaagagacttgagcagaatttcatgacaatcggacaataaatatgacctgtaacttgatcacaagaatacatagacagacagacggacatagctaaatcgaatcaagaagtgattctaagccgatcggtatacttatcaatgggtccaacTCTTCTACTtttaagcgttgcaaacaaatgcacaaagtcataataccctgcaccacagtggtggtgtattgtataaaaatgtagtaccctattttcaccacgggatcattatgcaccatcagtgaaaatttcaggaaaatcggttcagccatttctgattctataaggaacacgcaaacaaacacaaattgatttttatatataagaagattgacCTTCTCTCTTCAAGTATGCTCAAAGCATACTTCCACTTAAATGTCAAGAGTTTCGTTCATATTCCAAACACTatgcaattaaaaataaatatattgacATAAATCCCATTTTGTCCCAATGTATGAAGGTGTTAGTCTATTATCAATGATATCGTATTTATCATAATTTCATACTGAAACAATTATCTGTTGCCATGTTTTTAATCTGTAAACAATTAAAGAAAATTCCCATTAAACATTTATTGTGATAACAGACAGCAAGTGGCTAACAGACCATATTCCAAGAACTGAGCAATTATTGCTACAAATGTCAGCAACCCATTTAAATGGGGTGGTTAGTATTGGCCCATtgaatgaaaaaatatcaaaagaaaGCATTCAATTATCTATCTACGTTCGGTTTTACTTTAGGACAAAATGTCCATTAATATTTTCCCATCACTTAGAAACTCGAAAGTACTTAAATGAATGCATATATTTATAGATATATTTGTAATAAACAATAATATCTTATCTTATTATAAGTTATTAGAGTAAATAAGTAGCTATTCTCAGCTGGTGACTTAGTCACTTACTTTTTTCCCTCATGCCTTTGAACAATTTTCATTGCTGGCACTGCATACATTTTCTTGGGAATCCCAATATAATTCACTACCACAAGTCCATAGATATAACCTGCCATTGTGGCACGCATAAAATTGATGACAATTTTTGGGATCTGCTATAAACTGATTGGTGCTGGAGCACTGTATGGGAATTGCATCATACGCAGCATCCACTTCTTCAGCTTGCAAGggaatatgtaaaattttagaagTGGCCTTCTTTAAGGGTCCACTGTGAAGTAAAGAAATAGATCTTAAATCTTGTTCCGTTGCCTCTACACCAGCGGTAGTTGAATCTCCTCTTGATTCGATTTCATCAGTATACTGTTTAGAAGTTGTGGCCTCATCTACCGTTTCCATTGTTTGGTTGTTATCTTCAGCCGTTGTCAAATCTTCTGGAGTTGAGGTTTCATTTGGTTTGGGTTCTTCTGTTGTAGTTGGAATTTCAGCTGCCGTTTGTGTTTTGTTGGATTCCTCAGTGGTAGTTTGAACTTCAGTGGTGGCATCTGTATTGACTTCAGTTGTTTCAGTTTCGATTGGTTCTTCAGTGGTATTTGGAACTTCAGCATTCGTAGTCTCCAAACTCGTTGAGGTATTGACTTCAGTTGTTTCGGTTTCATTAGGTTCTATAGTGGTAGTTTGAATCTCTGTAGTGGTTTTCGAGGTTTCAGTTTCATTGGGTTCTTCATTTGTAGTTTGACTCTCAGAGGTAGTTGTTTCTTCAGTTGAGTATGTATTAGCTGCCGTTGTTTCAGTTTCTTTAGGCTGTTCTGTGGTGGTTTCAGTCTCTGCAGCGGATGTTGCCTGAGTTGTTGAATCAGTCTCAGCTTTTTCGCTTGTAGTTTGACTTTCAGGTGTGGTTGTTTCCCCAGTAGGATATGTATTAGACTGTTCAGTTGTGGTTTCAGTTTCTGCAGTTGATGTTACCATAGTAGACTCTGAACTTGTTGAACCAGGCTCTGCTTCTTCGGTTGTAGTTTGACTTTCAGTGGTTGTTGTTTCTCCAGTTGGATTTGTATTAGTATCCGTTGTTGTAGTCTCTGCTGTAGATGTTGCCATAGTTGACTCCTGAGTTGTTGAATCAGTATCCACTTCTTCAGTTGTAGTTGGACTTTCCTCTGTTGGATTTGTATCCTCCGTAGGTTCCTGGGTTATGGTAGTCATTGGAGTCGTAGTCATCTCAGTTGTCATTGTAGGCTTTTCCGTAGTGTTATGGGGACACTCACCCTTGACGCAAGCTTCCCTACTTACATCCCAATAAGTATACGGTGGACATTCTCTGGTGATCGTTATGCCATAGAAGCATTgtatgaatttggtacaattgttgggaTGTGGTAGAAAAGCTGAATCAATATCCTCACATATATTGGTAGCTGTTGAAGGTGTTGATAATGTCGTAGTTTTTTCTGTTGAAAATGCTCCTTGCGAAGTTGTGGTGACCACAGGATGTGTAGGAAAAACAGATGTTTGATTATCACAATGATCAGAAGTTGAAACACATGCCAATTTTTGTTGATCCCAATACATAGAATAACCGCATTTCAATCTCACGGGTACTCCATTGATACATTCTATTAAATAATGACAGTCATAATGGTCTGGTAGATATTGCACACCATCTTCACATATGCTGGGATCAATTATTGGTTGCTGTGTGGTTACAGTACTCAATGTTGAAGTTATTTCATCATCACAATACCCAAAATCACAAGATTCATTGGAAACATTCCAATATGTTTCGTCTGGACATTGTAGGGTTAATGCACTACCCATAAAGCATTGTATGAATTGCCTACAGTTGTAGGGATGGGGATGAAAGGATGTTGTCTCATCATCACATAAACTGGGTGTGGTTAAAGTAGTGGTTGAttctgttgtagttgttgttataACTGATGTGGTTTCAGTACCTTCCTCATTGTGGCAGATACCAGCAACACAAGCTCCTACCCTTTCGTTCCAATATTGGAATTGGGGACAATTCAAAATTGTTTCTATACCATTAAGACATTGTATGTAATTTGTACAATCGTTGGGATCTGGATGGTATGATAGTCCATCTCCACATTTGTAAGAGGGTGTAGTGAGTTCTGGTTGCTCAGTGGTAATGGAATCTTCACAATAACCCTTAACACAAGCTCCCACAGAAATATTCCAATATGTTTGCTCAGGACAAGGCAAGGTGAAAGGATTTCCCTGATAGCATTCAAtaaattgtgtacaattttCCGGATCCCCGTGATAGGAGGTCTCTTCACCACAAATACTGGGAGTTGTAGGACTCGTAGTCCAAACTGTAGTGGTTGTAGTTGGTGCAACTGTTGTCACTTCCCCATTTTGGCAAGTACCAACCACACAAGCTCCAATTTTCTCCTCCCAATATGTAAATTGGGGACAATGTTCAACAGTTACTGTGCCATTCaaacattgtataaaatttttacaattattGGGATCCGGGTGATATGAAACATCATCCTCCTCACATTGGTAGGAGGGTGTAGTTGTTTCAGGCCCTTCAGTTGTAGTTGCAACTTCACATTGACCTATGACACAAGCGTTCGTGGAAATATTCCAATATGTTTGCTCAGGACAGGACAAGGTGAAAGGATTTCCTTCATAGCACTGTATGAACTGTGTACAATTTTGAGGATCCGCATGAAAGGATATATCATCGCTACACACATTTGCGGTGGTTGCTGCTTCAGTAGTTGTTGAGATTGTTGTAGGTATGGCTGTGGTAGTCTCCTCATTCTGACAACTGCCAATGACACAGGCTCCCACATTTTCTTCCCAATAAGTGAAGAAAGGACAATTTATAATCGTTGCTATGCCATGCAGACATTGTATGTAATTTGTACAATTATTAGGATCTGAATGATAAGAAAGTTCCTCTCCACATTTAAAGGAAGGTGCAGTAGGTGTTGTAGTTTCAGTTGTGGTGGTCAACGTTTCATTGGAGCAATGCTCATTACCCAATACACAAGCCATGACCAATTGATTCCAGTATAAACCATTGGGACACTTCATTCTATGAGCTTGTCCATCAATGCATTCAATGTAGTATTCACAATCATAGGGATCGGCATGATAGGGTTTATCGATGTCCTCACATATTGGGGGATTTTCTGTGGTTGTTGGAGGAGTTGTGGAGTCCGTGGCAATTGTACCCTCTGGCGTGGTAGTAGGAGTTGGAAATTCTGTGGTTGTTGATGTTGGTGTGGGCGTTGTGGTTGTAGTTGTAGGTTCCTCTGCAGTGGTGGTGGTAGGTCTCAGAGTAGTGGTGGTAGTTGGTTCCTCTGTGGTCGGTGTGGTAGACCCCAGAGTAGTCGTGGTAGTTGATGTTGGCCTCTGAGTAGTTGTAGTAGGTTCCTCTGTGGTTGTAGTGGTAGGCCTCAGTGTAGTGGTGGTAGTTGGTTCCTCTGTGGTCGTTGTGGTAGGCCTCAGAGTAGTCGTGGTAGTGGGTTCCTCTGGTGTGGTCGTTGTGGTTGGCCTCTGAGTTGTGGTGCTTGGTGACATTTGTTCCTCACAATGATCTGAGGTCCAAACACAGGATAATGCCTGTTGCTTCCAAAACAATGGCTCCGCACATTTCTTCCTATGGGGCGTGCCATTACTGCACTGTATGAAATAATGACAATCCTCCGCATCTGCATGATACATTTCACCATTCGCACATACATTGGCATTATTATCCTTACAATGATCGGAGGACCAAACGCAAGTGAAATATTTCTGATTCCAATACATGTCTGAGGCACATTGACGCCTATAAGCAATTCCATTAATGCACTCTATGAAATTTCGACAGTGCTTTGGATCTGCATGATAACTATTTGCACTATTTGCACACACtgcattttcattttttgcaatttcaaaaTTAATCCAAGGATTTTCGTATCCTTTAAGACTTGCCTTAGCAGGATTTGCAAAACTCAACAGTCCACTTACAGTGGCTGCCAATATTACAAAATTCATTATGTTTCTTAATATTGCACTACACTGCACTATTGCGGCTATTACACTCCCGTTATCTTTTCAAATTGCACTTTTCAAATGTTCTTCAGCTCTAATTTCCAGCAGCATTTATAACCTTAACGTAAATTCTATTACAAGAAATTGCAATCTCAAATAATCAATTGTCGTCAGTATGATTACTTATCAATCAACTTGATAACAGATAACATTGGGCTATAGTATTTGTCGAATTTATTTGAATCTTTGCTATTTGTCTTGTCATTGATAATGAATTATTTTCTTCTTCTCTTCGTAGAACTATTAGAAAGCTTTTGTTTATACAAAGTTACAATGATATCTTCAAATAGAATAATTAGAAAAACTGCAAACAGCGACACAAGTTTATACCTCAAAAGATAAGTGGGTCAAAAGAAGAGTAGCCCAAATGAAAGACAAATCAAAAGTAGAAAAGCGAATACTAAATTTCTACAAGAACAATGAGGTTGTTCGGCAATTATGATTAGTAAAGCCTTAAAGAGCATTTAAGTTACCAGAGCCAGAAGGAGGCGAAATACGTGGCAACCTATTTAGCTGATATATTCACAGAATGCCTACTACTTGCAATATACTTCGAGAGGTTTGCAGGTGGCAAGGATAGAGTTTATGCCCGAATGCGGAGCGTCATGCGACACCATACCTCTATACAGTATACATCCTCTATACCCAAGACCATAAAGAGTAAAGTGGACGCCATGGCAAATAGATAGATAGCTAAGATACAAGTAGCACGCCTGCGTTGCAATAGAATGTCACTAATAGAATACTTAGATTAGTTTGTATTCTATTGGAACCCACGAGGGCTTCTATATAAGTTTACGGCCTATTAATGAAAATgcagaattccgccctctagagcttaagaagtcaaaatcctagatcggtttctagggtacctatatcaggttatataccgattttaaccatacttagcacagttattggaaatcataacagaacacttcatgcaaaatttcacctaaatcggatgagaattgcgccctctagtggcccaagatgccaagatcgatttatatagcagctataacaggttatgggtcgatttgaaccatatatagcacagttattgaaagtcataacagaatacttcatgcaaaatttcagccaaatcggataagaattgcgccctctagaggcctaagaagtcaagatcccagatcggtttatatagcagctatatcaggttatgtaccgatttgaaccttacttttcacagttgttaaaagtcaaaacaaaacactttatgcaaaattttagccacatcgggtaagagttgcgccctctagaggcctaagaagtcaaaatcctagatcgatttatatggcagctatatcaggttatgtaccgatttgaaccatacttggcacagttggtgaaagtcatataaaaacacttcatgctatatttcagtcaaatcggataagaattgcgccctctattggctcaagaagtcaagatccaagatcagtttatgtggcacctatatcaaaatatgaaacgatatgacccatttacaatcccaaccgacctacaatgataagaagtatttgtgcaaaatttcaagcgcctagctttactccattgaatgttatcgtgttttcgacacacagacggacggacagacagatggacggacagacggacgaacatggctagatcgacttaaaatgtcatgacgatcaagaatatatatacttttggggtcttagacgaatatttcgagggttaccaacggaatgacgaaattgatataccgccatcctattgcggagggtatataacgtTGACGGCCAACGCAAACGAAACATGGACTTTTATCTGAGGATCCAAACTAGAAATATACTGACTCTTCCAGTATACGCACTAGCGGATGTATTGgataagtacaaggcagatagtGCCGGCCTACAataagtgcgatggactggaaatgaggtcacaacaacaccaaatgggGACCAATTATACTACAGCTGCCATGGATTTGGCAGGGGATTTGGGGCTGGTTAGTcgtagactgaaacaccttgtctcctgctttactccggtggattaGAGGCTAGCCACAGTCTGCATAAAAGCAGACGAAGAAAAGTACGATcggacactgcacggaagctgaacattgaaaagctgcaaacacaacagatggcaacgatATACTCAACTCGACAGACCCagctgcttgatgaaagcactctttgtcttgatgatataacggcgcagtgaCAATACATTGCCAACTCCATAGAAAATGCCTCGAAATCCGTATTTGGGTTCCAGAagtctcccccaagaaaccgATGGTACGGCCAAGAGTgccgaaatgctactgaagctaagAATGTGGCATACAGAGCAAACCTGTAAacagtagcaatgcgccagatgaaggagaggttttGGGTGTAAAGGAgataggagaaacgtctattccgcagaaagaaaaaggaaatggaatgacatgagtgtgagcgaattaagatgtacaggagtcagaatgaagtccgaaaattttaccaaagaattaaacatcaaaccgatggctttggcgcAGGCACATCCCCCAGGAGGAAATcaggtaactgatacagatagtgcttgaaatatggaaagaacatttttcacAGCTCCTGGTGTCAGacaatggcggcgaagaggatatcgaAGAACTAATCCCTGAAGATGATATacaatagaatgtttacctcctcgTCAAAATGAggaccaagtagcagtgacccacttgaagaacaacaagacagcagaaGCCGATgtgttgcccgctgaactattttaggccggaggcgacacgctgataaggcgtatgtatcagcttgtctgcgcgatctggcatgcgcagacaagctgtcccgtacacaagaaaggagacaagactcAATGTGCCAACTTCAAAGGAATAAGTCACCTTCCCATCGAAGAgaagatactctcgagtgtactgtgcgaaagattaaaacctaagttcaatgagataattgggcactTGCTGATACCTACTCCTTAGTAAGAATAGGCAAGGAGGCAGCTTATCGTGTGAACTCTTtattatcctgctggagaaaattatacgagatgcagatgtgaatagatatcgcacactactcacaagaaagCTCcagctacttgcctatgccgacgacatcgatatcatggtcgttcactggaagtagtaacttCAGCCTTTGGAAGAATCGCAAGATAATTAGTGAAATTggctctggcagtaaatggagatatgaCAAAGCGGATGGTATCAACACTCacaacgccttgtacaaccttGTAAAAGGAGAGCAAAAGATtaaggcgcttggaatgctattcaaCGTTaattgtcatagccaattaaagttaagTAAGTAAATTTGCACAAGAAGAATGAGGTTGATCGGAAATTATGAAGTCATCGATcatctcgatcatccttgtttagttcctagaagctttagtttttgctggtttggcaaaaatttggtatgtggaataaaattatccccttcaactaaatttattttgtatacatttttagcagaataaaGGCTTAATAATAAACTATAAGCTAGATGAATAATGTACACCTAGAATTATTCGCGTATGAAACGATGTCAATACCTTCTGGAGCAAGTGAAATAGAGGAtagatagaggttaaacagtgccggagttATCTCCCCGCCTtggaaaactcactgtttcactctacggggtttcgacttcttatctctaaattcctCAAACGACTGGTGACCGCACATATAATTCCCaccgtttcaggcctggctggagggacgtgctgacaatgtcctcaaatagtatAGCATGGCTTACCGTGTCTAATGCTTTCAATAggcccagtgccacgaggacaaTCCTAAAACATAGGCTGGGCTGATTGACGCCAcggaaaatgtgtgcggtgatggcatgcaaagcagttgttgtgctatgcagtctgcgaaatccatgctgatgctcgtcGAATGGATATTTTCCaatgaggctcgggaggagtagaacctcaagcgtcttgactactggtgagagaagggaaatcggtctgaacgactcccccttgcttgtgtcctttccaggcttgAGAAGCGATATCACTCTGCCCAAAGACAGGTTGTTGGACAGTTGAAAGGTCCAGTCCAGGTAGATCCAAATTCTTTAGTATCAATGTGGAGATTCCGTCGAGGCCCAACACCTTGAGTGGCTTggtgccacggatgacattcgtaaattCATTCATGGCGGAATGTGATGGCTGCCCATCGGCTCCGTGATTAGGAATACGACGATTGGCTCTCCGAATGTTGCAACCAAATATTCTGGTTTTGTTCGTTGACTAGACATTTTATTTGCAGATTCAGCTcgttgattctggggttagtggggtcagtgcaacgaatcccatcataCTCGTCTGCTCATACCACTGTctgtgccgggaaattgggccgcaatTGGAGCATTCGacaggctggtataaagcgagcattgagcatgatgtctcggaatttcctcgcACCTCTCTGAGGagggccaccgtggcgcagaagttGTCATGTGCGCCCAAGACGCTGAAGGCCTCAATTCAAAACACGGCGTGAACAACAAGAACAATTTTCAGCGATTTCATTTGTCagttatcctgccatgttaaaacttccctaccaagtggtgtcgccatACGGAACGTCGATCGAACTcagcataaaaaggaggccccttatcatggagcttaaactttaatcggactgcactcactgatatgggAGAactttccctgttccttaatgggaaaTTTGGCTAGTTAGTTAGTGGGCTCAATGAAGCGCCGATTGATGTGTTCTCTGAAGCCGACACAATCGGCCCTCTTCTGATAGCTAAGCGTCCGatgctcagaggttatgaagtcggatgGTCGGCC from the Stomoxys calcitrans chromosome 1, idStoCalc2.1, whole genome shotgun sequence genome contains:
- the LOC106094152 gene encoding mucin-2-like, with product MNFVILAATVSGLLSFANPAKASLKGYENPWINFEIAKNENAVCANSANSYHADPKHCRNFIECINGIAYRRQCASDMYWNQKYFTCVWSSDHCKDNNANVCANGEMYHADAEDCHYFIQCSNGTPHRKKCAEPLFWKQQALSCVWTSDHCEEQMSPSTTTQRPTTTTTPEEPTTTTTLRPTTTTTEEPTTTTTLRPTTTTTEEPTTTTQRPTSTTTTTLGSTTPTTEEPTTTTTLRPTTTTAEEPTTTTTTPTPTSTTTEFPTPTTTPEGTIATDSTTPPTTTENPPICEDIDKPYHADPYDCEYYIECIDGQAHRMKCPNGLYWNQLVMACVLGNEHCSNETLTTTTETTTPTAPSFKCGEELSYHSDPNNCTNYIQCLHGIATIINCPFFTYWEENVGACVIGSCQNEETTTAIPTTISTTTEAATTANVCSDDISFHADPQNCTQFIQCYEGNPFTLSCPEQTYWNISTNACVIGQCEVATTTEGPETTTPSYQCEEDDVSYHPDPNNCKNFIQCLNGTVTVEHCPQFTYWEEKIGACVVGTCQNGEVTTVAPTTTTTVWTTSPTTPSICGEETSYHGDPENCTQFIECYQGNPFTLPCPEQTYWNISVGACVKGYCEDSITTEQPELTTPSYKCGDGLSYHPDPNDCTNYIQCLNGIETILNCPQFQYWNERVGACVAGICHNEEGTETTSVITTTTTESTTTLTTPSLCDDETTSFHPHPYNCRQFIQCFMGSALTLQCPDETYWNVSNESCDFGYCDDEITSTLSTVTTQQPIIDPSICEDGVQYLPDHYDCHYLIECINGVPVRLKCGYSMYWDQQKLACVSTSDHCDNQTSVFPTHPVVTTTSQGAFSTEKTTTLSTPSTATNICEDIDSAFLPHPNNCTKFIQCFYGITITRECPPYTYWDVSREACVKGECPHNTTEKPTMTTEMTTTPMTTITQEPTEDTNPTEESPTTTEEVDTDSTTQESTMATSTAETTTTDTNTNPTGETTTTESQTTTEEAEPGSTSSESTMVTSTAETETTTEQSNTYPTGETTTPESQTTSEKAETDSTTQATSAAETETTTEQPKETETTAANTYSTEETTTSESQTTNEEPNETETSKTTTEIQTTTIEPNETETTEVNTSTSLETTNAEVPNTTEEPIETETTEVNTDATTEVQTTTEESNKTQTAAEIPTTTEEPKPNETSTPEDLTTAEDNNQTMETVDEATTSKQYTDEIESRGDSTTAGVEATEQDLRSISLLHSGPLKKATSKILHIPLQAEEVDAAYDAIPIQCSSTNQFIADPKNCHQFYACHNGRLYLWTCGSELYWDSQENVCSASNENCSKA